From Zerene cesonia ecotype Mississippi chromosome 13, Zerene_cesonia_1.1, whole genome shotgun sequence, the proteins below share one genomic window:
- the LOC119831214 gene encoding UDP-glucosyltransferase 2-like gives MLRCSVLITVLFVFNSSECARILAIFPTPSISHQVVFRPIVHELARRGHDVVLITPDPVFPKGKSPTNLTEIDVHDVSYKYVSQLLSSARGRKEDFMVQIKAIFEVMPLIFEAQLEVPEVKKAILDQRDTYDIVIVEACVRAGLGLSHIIKAPMIQISSLGVAAPQYAVAGSPIHPFLYPTPLQQRIYNLTLFEKLSQTFSFLYLVYLIYSTQHLDYQLTGKYFGDDMPSFEALFSNVKMIFINEHPLWADNRPVAPNILYIGGIHQTPDKPLPNDLKTYLDSSKNGVIYISFGSNVKANDLDPEKIKLMADVLSDLPYDVLWKWDSDKIPENFKNIKTSKWFPQTDVLKHPNVKVFVTQGGLQSTDEAINAAVPLIGIPMLADQWYNVEKYVRHKIGLSLEFPSLTAEGFKNALQSVIEDTSYKKNMIRLRSLMREYPVPPLDNAVWWIEHVIQHGGNYLQPPTAGMYSLIKYYEGGLFLTILSILLITLYLVLLLLRFIFKLGKKIMKRDMKIKVQ, from the exons atgcTACGCTGCTCGGTATTAATTACagtattgtttgtatttaattcatcAGAATGTGCAAGAATTTTAGCCATATTTCCTACACCGTCGATAAGTCACCAAGTGGTGTTCCGACCCATAGTGCATGAATTAGCCAGACGAGGTCACGATGTTGTACTCATAACGCCGGATCCAGTGTTCCCCAAAGGCAAATCTCCAACAAACCTCACGGAAATTGACGTACATGatgtatcatataaatatgtgagTCAGTTATTGTCATCGGCTAGAGGAAGAAAAGAGGACTTTATGGTACAAATAAAAGCGATTTTCGAAGTTATGCCTTTGATATTTGAAGCGCAACTAGAAGTACCTGAAGTTAAAAAAGCTATTTTGGATCAAAGAGATACCTACGATATAGTGATCGTTGAAGCATGTGTTAGAGCGGGGCTAGGATTGAgccatattataaaagcacCCATGATTCAAATCAGTTCATTGGGTGTTGCAGCGCCACAATACGCCGTTGCCGGTTCCCCAATCCATCCTTTCCTGTACCCAACACCACTCCAACAAcgcatttacaatttaacactATTTGAAAAACTCAGTCAGACATTTTCATTCCTATATCTAGTCTACCTCATATATAGCACACAGCATCTGGATTACCAGTTGACTGGAAAATACTTTGGTGATGACATGCCCAGCTTCGAAGCGCTGTTCAGTAAcgttaaaatgatttttattaatgaacacCCTCTCTGGGCTGATAATCGACCTGTTGCTCCAAATATTCTCTATATTGGTGGAATACATCAAACACCGGATAAACCTTTGCCAAAt GATCTCAAAACATACTTAGATTCATCCAAAAATGGCGTTATTTACATAAGTTTTGGATCTAACGTAAAAGCAAATGATCTTGATCCTGAGAAGATAAAACTTATGGCAGATGTTTTGTCAGATCTACCGTACGATGTGTTGTGGAAATGGGACAGCGATAAAATACctgaaaactttaaaaatatcaaaacgtCCAAATGGTTCCCACAGACTGATGTCTTaa aacATCCAAATGTAAAAGTATTCGTAACACAAGGCGGATTACAGTCAACCGACGAAGCCATTAATGCTGCAGTCCCATTAATCGGGATTCCAATGCTTGCTGACCAGTGGTACAATGTTGAAAAATACGTGCGACACAAAATAGGATTAAGTCTAGAATTTCCTAGTCTTACAGCCGAAGGGTTTAAAAATGCTCTTCAATCTGTTATTGAGGATACGAG ctaCAAAAAGAATATGATTAGATTGCGTTCCTTGATGCGAGAGTATCCAGTTCCACCCTTGGATAATGCTGTGTGGTGGATCGAGCATGTTATTCAACATGGTGGAAATTACCTGCAACCACCAACTGCTGGAATGTATAGCCTCATCAAGTACTATGAAGGTGGATTATTCCTAACAATACTTTCAATCCTGCTAATAACATTGTACCTTGTACTGTTGCTGTTAaggttcatttttaaattggggaaaaaaattatgaagagAGATATGAAAATCAAAGTACAAtaa
- the LOC119831216 gene encoding uncharacterized protein LOC119831216, giving the protein MLQKYLFVSVLLVLCYLNSVSSRPSSNESGPIKVEMPIDSIAQDASAKEERSIYYQSDPAELQGGTTLDIVDKIKAINEGLKKPYRQQYNYNKPHSVGGYEIDKDILEKIQQAIASGKIHTNGGPQKQAENNLLQNEEENFKRYIHSRAMRQNQGVPIMQHPYLMNIPVLIMPQNADLYNRFAINNDLKSMSQNDVYQTRQESSFPSFPSFPSFPFQNFQWPFAQFFPFIIKDPFLTFSQSGGWNNLIEYGQNADVCTRKQKSVNEGTEEISPHENDLDDGSSLDSEQAEHRREARALKKRTVNNRSVNQEIEDDQQPKKIYVTKPVTTNIKKTTKKPYVEENEEVKNEDSGDLRFPFGDFGWFGNRKPVAPSPGFFINKLRVRKGGVAIAGPGGVATAGRGGTAIVGPGGLAYTQPGGLAVAGPAARVIALSPDVDLNALITRIHQENDPSVPRSQQPIREGKIVATGPVVFYHPNEQYPEMEEGSTNLDWRPDTSESYYYDGMGIMQMVKPGLQFVLRLNPEALAVSGARGSSIANPVSQVFINSSDKGSIMHSPIATAVAGPGGIAHADSTQYLPFYGGAKGQYLEIKKDTLGSVLSEKIVPEDSLSNENVLKNSEDNLQSKLFATNLGQLKSLSSSLLRLHNLGRRLGYLGTNEKERFKTQLASLGETASNTIKIVDEIGEDYDVLFKKSKPESPVSRKYDNYDDSDEEGISVGTDENDSVLDRATIAEAKPVGLAVVGENGLAASRPMATAVAASGVALARPIATAIAGLDPTLLGIAFQHNPHEKTIQVNGKYVA; this is encoded by the exons ATGCtgcagaaatatttatttgtttccgTG ttgcTCGTATTGTGCTATCTCAACAGCGTGTCTTCGCGACCTTCAAGCAATGA gtcTGGTCCTATAAAAGTTGAGATGCCAATCGACAGCATAGCCCAGGATGCATCAGCAAAGGAAGAGCGATCTATTTATTACCAATCAGATCCTGCAGAACTTCAAGGCGGAACAACTCTTGATAtagttgataaaattaaagctATTAATGAGGGTCTTAAGAAACCGTATCGTCAACAGTATAATTACAACAAACCGCACTCGGTCGGTGGTTACGAAATCGATAAAGATATATTGGAAAAAATCCAGCAAGCTATTGCATCTGGTAAAATTCATACTAATGGAGGGCCGCAAAAACAAgcagaaaataatttgttgcAAAATGAGGAGGAAAATTTCAAGCGCTATATTCATTCAAGAGCAATGAGGCAAAATCAAGGAGTTCCTATAATGCAACATCCATATCTAATGAATATCCCCGTTTTAATAATGCCACAAAATGCGGATTTATACAATCGATTCGCTATTAATAACGATTTAAAATCTATGTCACAGAATGATGTTTATCAAACCAGACAAGAATCCTCCTTTCCCAGTTTTCCCTCATTTCCATCATTtccatttcaaaatttccaaTGGCCATTTGCTCAATTCTTCCCTTTTATTATCAAGGATCCCTTTTTAACATTTAGCCAATCTGGTGGCTGGAATAACTTAATTGAATATGGTCAAAACGCTGATGTTTGTACTCGGAAACAAAAATCTGTAAATGAAGGTACAGAGGAAATAAGTCCCCATGAAAATGACCTTGATGATGGAAGCAGTTTAGATTCAGAACAAGCCGAACACAGACGAGAAGCCCGCGCTTTGAAAAAACGCACTGTTAATAACCGCTCCGTTAACCAAGAAATTGAAGATGATCAACAGCCAAAGAAAATATACGTAACAAAACCAgtaacaacaaatataaaaaagactaCTAAAAAGCCGTATGTTGAAGAAAATGAGGAAGTCAAAAATGAAGATTCAGGAGATTTACGTTTTCCTTTTGGTGATTTTGGTTGGTTTGGGAATAGAAAGCCTGTAGCCCCCAGTCCAGGgttcttcataaataaattgcgtGTAAGGAAAGGAGGTGTTGCAATCGCTGGCCCGGGTGGCGTAGCGACAGCTGGAAGAGGGGGTACTGCAATAGTTGGGCCTGGAGGTCTGGCATACACTCAGCCTGGTGGATTGGCCGTTGCTGGTCCGGCTGCACGAGTCATCGCCTTATCTCCAGATGTGGACCTGAATGCTCTCATCACACGTATTCATCAAGAAAACGATCCATCAGTCCCACGTTCACAGCAACCGATTAGAGAAGGAAAAATAGTCGCAACTGGACCTGTAGTTTTTTATCATCCCAACGAACA ATATCCTGAAATGGAAGAAGGAAGTACTAACTTGGATTGGCGGCCAGATACATCGGAATCGTACTATTACGACGGTATGGGGATAATGCAAATGGTGAAGCCAGGCTTGCAGTTCGTTCTTCGCCTTAATCCAGAAGCGCTCGCGGTAAGCGGTGCTCGAGGCTCTTCTATAGCTAATCCAGTTTcacaagtatttattaatagtagtGATAAGGGCTCCATAATGCACAGTCCTATAGCAACCGCCGTTGCAGGACCGGGTGGCATTGCACACGC cgATTCAACCCAATACCTGCCATTCTATGGTGGAGCAAAAGGccagtatttagaaattaaaaaggacACTTTAGGCTCTGTTCTGAGTGAGAAGATTGTGCCTGAAGACAGCTTGAGTAATGAGAATGTATTAAAGAACAGCGAAGATAACTTACAATCTAAGCTCTTTGCTACAAATCTTGGACAACTGAAATCATTGTCTTCAAGTTTGTTGAGATTACACAACCTGGGAAGAAGACTCGGATACTTAGGAACCAATGAGAAGGAAAGGTTCAAAACTCAATTGGCATCGCTTGGTGAGACTGCGTCAAACACTATTAAGATTGTTGACGAAATTGGTGAAGATTATGATGTGCTGTTCAAGAAATCTAAACCAGAATCACCAGTTTCAAGGAAATATGACAACTATGATGAT agTGACGAAGAAGGAATCAGCGTTGGGACAGACGAAAACGACAGTGTACTCGACAGAGCTACGATTGCTGAAGCTAAGCCTGTTG GTCTGGCAGTAGTTGGTGAGAATGGTTTAGCAGCATCACGACCCATGGCAACAGCAGTCGCAGCGTCAGGAGTTGCTTTAGCCAGACCCATCGCTACCGCCATAGCTGGGCTCGACCCAACCTTACTTGGCATTGCTTTCCAACATAATCCACACGAAAAAACTATTCAAGTTAATGGCAAATACGTAGCCTGA
- the LOC119831167 gene encoding uncharacterized protein LOC119831167 produces MHCYICVMYLMIICNAYPPKVREISTAPQRRSLFHDVIESLRIRAQLPDDFSSDEENNLGQSYERYGFENEPLHQPNDVDFLPRRNDRLEMPTLKYRFPKNLKFNKTLEETPKEEIVLYINAPSEDKDETTTTKPNKTKRPKPVNKIKTKTNEDDDNTTTEQKPFTNTMSGQSHIGNRESQTVVKPTVIVNFRGSVSHRESDIRLERQKYNITKSVPQNIFNINQEIKMERPDQNIGSTGGVTGVPNKVKQDIKIKAEGKAKVEEDMMMCETSSWKEDNSRSSRRTGLLQILLSI; encoded by the coding sequence ATGCACTGCTACATCTGCGTAATGTACTTGATGATAATATGCAACGCTTATCCACCGAAGGTTCGAGAAATTTCCACGGCACCACAGCGACGGTCGCTTTTCCATGATGTAATTGAATCACTACGCATTAGAGCCCAATTACCCGACGATTTTAGTTCAGACGAGGAAAATAACTTAGGTCAGAGTTACGAAAGATACGGATTCGAAAATGAACCATTGCATCAACCAAACGACGTTGATTTTTTACCTAGAAGAAACGATAGACTGGAAATGCCAACACTGAAATATCGGTTCccaaaaaacttaaaatttaacaaaacattagaAGAGACACCCAAAGAGgaaatagttttatacatCAATGCACCGTCTGAAGATAAGGATGAAACAACTACCACAAaaccaaacaaaacaaagcGACCGAAACcagtaaacaaaattaagaCAAAAACTAACGAAGACGATGATAACACAACTACAGAACAAAAGCCTTTCACGAACACAATGTCAGGTCAAAGCCACATCGGAAATCGGGAATCGCAAACGGTCGTTAAACCAACAGTAATTGTGAACTTTCGAGGATCCGTAAGCCACAGAGAGAGCGACATACGGTTGGaaagacaaaaatataatatcactaAATCAGTGCCGcagaacatttttaacataaaccaAGAGATCAAAATGGAAAGACCTGATCAAAATATAGGTAGTACAGGAGGAGTAACAGGAGTGCCTAATAAAGTTAAGcaggatataaaaataaaagctgaGGGGAAGGCAAAAGTTGAAGAAGATATGATGATGTGTGAAACATCTTCTTGGAAAGAGGATAACAGTAGAAGCAGTCGACGAACCGGCTTACTCCAAATCTTGCTTTCCATTTAG